GGTCGATCCCGGAGCGCAGCGAGCTCAGCTGCGACGGCAGGGTCTCCGCCGGCGGACGCAGGCAGGCGATGAAGCGGGCGTCCGGGAATCGCTCGGCCAGGCTGCCGGCGAGCGGGGCGAAGGCGGCATTCTTCGAAAGGAGGCGCTTGTCGGTGCCGTGCACGTAGAGATGACGCTTCAGGCAGCCCTCGTAGAAGTCGAGCAGCCGTTCGCGTTCGCCGGTGGGCATGTCGCGGTCGAAGCTGCCCATGCGCCAGAGGAGCCCGAGCCGGGGGAACGGCAGTACCAGGATGAAGCAGGCGAGGACCGGCGTCAGCGCGAAATAGTCCTCCTCCGGGTCGGCGAGGCGCATCGGGTGGATCGCCTCGAGGTCGCCGAAGGCGTGCGTTTCGAGCCAGGCGATGAGGCGTGCCGCCGGGGCGCCGACGAGCCGGTCGAGCCGTGCCAGTGCGAGCCAGAAGCGCCGCTCGGTGACCGACGGGGCGAACAGGCATTCCCAGGTCGAGAAGGTCGTGAGCTGCGGATCCTCGGCCAAGACCCGGTGCAGATGGGTGGTGCCGCTGCGCGGTACGCCGAGGACGAAGAGGGGGGCGCGTACTTGGACGCGCCGGTAGCCGCGGAACAGGATCTCGTCGAGGGCGAAGCCGAGCCAGTGGATGCCCTGGACCAGGAGGAACAGGGGTAGGAAGCCGATCATCACCAGGGTCCGCCGCCAGGACCAGGCACCGGAGGCAGCGCGGCGCCGCGGTACGAGGCTCGTGGCGAGAAGCGACAGCACGCGGGCGGTCGTTGCGAGAAAGAGTTGCAGCATGAAGCGATCCGGGCCTGATGCAGATGGGGGACGCGCGTCGTCCTCGTGCGAAGAAGTGGTTGTCTCGCGAGCGTCCTACCTCAGCACGCGGTCGATGCTCTCTGCCCCAAGGGAACTTTTGCGAGGTAAGCGCGCCAAGGGTACACCGCCAGCCATCGAGATCGCAAGGTAATGGGCCGTCGCGAGCGGCCCGCTCGTGGCGAGAAGTCGTTGAGTGGCGGCGAATTCTGTGGTTCTTACGGTGTGACAGTACGCCGCCAGGACCCGCTCAGGCGGCAGGCCGGCTGTGGGTGCGGCGCAGCTTGGCCTGTGCTGCGGCCCGAACGGCGGCCTTGGCCACGGCCTCCTTGCCGCCGCGTGTCGTTTGGTAGAGGCCGAGATCGTCGTAATCGGACTCGCTCGCTGGCGTAATGGCTGCGTCCCGATAGTCGAAGCGGTTCGGGTCGCTCGCGATGCGGTCGTTGATCTCGCGCAGCCGGCGCACGACGCGGCGAAAGGTCAGTATGTCCCGGATCTCGCGATAGACATAGCGCGGATAGAAGATCAGCGGGTTCTCCCGGGGCAGACCGGGGCGGCGCTGGGTACGGGCCGGGAGCCGCAAGATCCCGCCCTCGACCGGGTGGATGCCGAGGTTGACCGGGAAATGGTGGTACCAGCCGACGTACATGCGTGTCTTGAGGATGTCGCCGCCGAGCGCGTGGGCGCGCTTGAGGATGGTCGTCATGTGGTCCCAGGAATAGTAGCTGCGCCACATGTTCAGATAACCCTCGTCCCAGTCCTCGTCCGACATCACCGTGTGATGGGTGACGCGGTAGTTGGTGTTGTAGCGATTGAGATCCGGATCCATCCATTCGCCGGAGTTGTAGAGGCGGGCGTGATCGGCCGAACCCGGCAGCGGGGTCAACTGGGTGAAATAGATGTGGTCGACCGGGAGTTCCCGCTTGATGATCTCGACGTCGCGCGCCAGCGACTCCCTCGTGTCGAACGGAAAGCCGACGATGTAGCCGGCCGAGATCGCCACCGGGTACTTCTTCCACTCCAGCAGCATTTCGCGGTAGTCGGTGATGCGGTTCTGCGCCTTGCCGGCCGCCGCGAGGTTGTCCGGGTTGACGTTCTCTAGGCCGACGAAGACGACCTTGACGCCAGCCTCGACGGCCTTCGGGATGAAGTTCGGCACCTGATGACAGCGGGTGTCGACCTGGATCGAGAGTTCCAGCCTGATGCCCATGCGTTGCTGCAGCTCGATCAGTCCGTCGAGGAGATCGGGCCAATTCTTGTTGCGCGCCAGGTTGTCATCGGTGACGAAGAACTGGCGGATGCCTTGTTCGTTGTTCTCGCGGATGATCCTCTCCAGATCCTCCTTGGTGCGGAACCGGCTCTTGCGCCCGTGGACATTGATGATGGTGCAGAAGGAGCACTGGTAGGGGCAGCCGCGGCCGACATCGAAGCTCGAGATCCAGCCGATCGTGCGCCGGATGTCTTCCTCGTCGAGGATCGGGACGGGCGCCCCGGCGATCTCGGGCAGTTTGCCGAGATAGTCGTAGGTCGACTGGAGTTGTCCGGTGTAGGCGTCCTTGACCACCTGGTCGAGGCGGCCCTCCTCGGCCTCGCCGAGGAAGAAGCCGATACCCTGTTCGGCGGCCGCCTCCATATCGGGGGTGAGCTTCTTGAGCGTCGAGACGACCCCGGAGACGTGGAAGCCGCCAATGCAAACCGGCACGCCAGCCGCGACGAAGGGCTGGGCGAGGTCGAGCGAGCGGGGGAACTGGTTGGATTGCACGCCGACCATCGCCACCAGGCCCTTGCCGCCGTCGCGCCGAATCATGCCGATCAGCTTACGCGCCCGGACGATGTGATTGGTCTCGTCGATCGCGGTGAGTCGGATGTCGACGTCCGGCCCCAGGATTTCGCGGTCCCGGCAGTCGCGCCCGAGCCCGTTGAGGGTGGCGAGCGAGTTGGCCGGCATGCACGAGCGCCACCACTGGAGCGGATAGCCTTCCTCGTCGTAGCGCGCCGGCACGATCATGATGAGGTGGAAGACCTCGCGGCCCGAATCGCTTGTCGTCGTCTTGCGCATCATCGTCGTTGTCGAATTCGGCTTTGAGTGATGGGCCGGCGTGGCCGACCCGGTTCAGGCGACGCGCCGGCGCGGTGCGGCAGCCTTGCGCTCGGCGGCCTTGGCGACCGCCTCGCGCCCGCCGCGGGTGTCCTTGAAGAGCGCCAGGTCGTCGAAGTCCTGCTCGCTCGGCGGGGTGATGGCCTCGTCGCGGTAGTCGAAGCGCTCGGGGTCGGCGGCGATGCGCGCGTCGATCTTGCGCATCCGCTGCACGATCCGCCAGAAGGTCAGCATGTTGCGGGCCTCGCGGAAGAAGTACTTCGGGTAGAAGACCAGCGGGTGCTCGCGTGGTCGGCTCGGACGCCGATCGACGCGCGAGCGCAGCTGGACCAGCCCACCCTCGAGCGGATGCAGACCCAGATTGATCGGGAAGTGGTGATACCAGCCGAGGTAGTTGCGGGTCTTGCGGATGTCGCCACGCAGGGCGTGGGCGCGCCTGAGCATCCGCGTCATGTGCTCCCAGGAGTAGTAGCGGCGCCACATCTGCCGGTAAGACTCCTCCCACTCCTCATCGGACATCCGTCCGTGGTGGATGACCCGGAAGTTGGTGTTGTAGCGCGTGAGGTCGGGGTCCATCCATTCGCCGGACTGGTAGAGCTGCGCGTGATCGGCCGAGCCGGGCAGTGGGGTCAGCATCGTGAAGAAGATGTGGTCGATCGCCAGCTCCCGCTTGATGATCTCGACATCGCGCATCAGCGACTCCTTCGTGTCGAAGGGCAGGCCGATGATGTAGCCGGCGCAGATCGTGACCGGGTACTGCTTCCAGGCGAGCAGCATCTCGCGGTAGTCGGTGATGCGGTTCTGCGCCTTGCCGGTCGCGGCGAGGTTGTCCGGGTTGATGTTCTCCAGGCCGATGAAGACGGTGTTGACGCCGGCGGCGGTGGCCTTGGCGATGAAGCCCGGGATCTGGTGGCAGCGCGTGTCGACCTGGACCGAGAGTTCCAACTCGATACCGCGCTCTTCGCGCAGCCGAATCAATGTGTCGAAGAGCTCCGGCCAGTTCTGGTTGCGGGCCAGGTTGTCGTCGGTGACGAAGAACTGGCGAATCCCCTGGGCGTCGTTTTCGAGGATGATCCGCTCGAGGTCTTGTGCGCTGCGGAAGCGGCTCTTGCGCCCGTGCACATTGATGATGGTGCAGAACGAACACTTATAGGGGCAGCCGCGGCCGACATCGAAGCTGGAGATCCAGCCCATGGTCCGCTTGATGTCGGTATCGTCGAGGATCGGGATTGGTGCGCCGGCGATGTTGGGGAGCTTGCCGAGGTAATTGTAGATGGGCTGCAGGCGGCCAGCGTAGGCGTCCTTGAGAACCTGATCGAGCCGGCCCTCCTCGGCTTCTCCCAGGAATAGGCTGATGCCCTGATCCATGGCCGCCTGGATCTCCGGCGGGGTCTCGGACAGCATCGCGAAGCAGCCGGACACGTGGAAGCCGCCGAGACAGACGGGCAGGCCCGCCTCCAGGAAGGGTTGGGCCAGATCGACGGCGCGTGGAAATTGGTTCGATTGGACACCGACCAGCCCGATCAGCGCCTTGCCGCCATCGCGTCGGATCATCTCGATGATCTGCTTGGGCCGAATGATCCGATTGGCCTCGTCGATCGCGGTCAGTCGGATCTCGACCTCGGATCCGAGGATGTGGCGCTCCTGACAGTCGCGTCCCAGGCCGTTGAGTGCGGCCAGCGAGTTCGACGGTAGCACGGAGCGCCACCACACCAATGGATAGCCGTCTTCGTCGTACTTGGTCGGCGTGATCAGGATCAGGTGGAAGATCTCGCGCTCCGGGGGGGCTACTTCTGGGGAGGCGTGCATGATTTATCGCAATAACTGACCACGAAAATCGAGGGAATGCGCGAACGCGCTACCGCGGGAGGGTACACCCGGGTCAGACACGCCGCAAGGCGAGCCGTTGCGGCGGGTCGCGAGAGGTCGACGTTTCGGGGGTGGAAAGAGGCGCCGAGGCCGTCGCTCAGGGACGAGCGAGACAGGGGTCAATCGAACAGTGCGATGCTGGTCAGACCGAGGGCGAGGCCGATCGTGGCGACCATCAGCGGGGCAAGGTGTGCGGTCAAACTTTGCGCCATGGCATGTCTTTCCGGCTGGATAAGGTGAGGATGCAGTGGCCGGCAGGGCGGACGCCTGTAAAGGGGACTCGTTCGAAGTCGGTCATGAACGTCATGTCGGGGATCCTGCTCGGTCGCGGTGGGCACGGGCCAGCTCGACGAAGGCGCGCAGATAGTCGGTATCGGCCTCGCGCTCGCGAATGCCGACGAAGATCTGTTTGGCCATGCCTCGCTCGCCCAGGCGGACCATGCTCAGCTCGAGCTTGCTGGCATGTTCCTCCACCAACCAGCGCGGTAGGGCCGCGACACCGCGGCCGCTGGCGACCATCTGCAGCATGATGTCGGTCGTCTCGATCGGCTTGTGTCGCTTAGGCCGGATGCCGGCCGGCAGGAGGAATCGCGTGTAGATGTCGAGCCGGTCGATGGCAACCGGATAGGTGATCAGGGTTTCTCGTGCGAGCTGCTCCGGGCGGACGAACGGGGACCTGCGCAAGGGATGCCCGGCGCCAACCACCAGCACTTGTTCATAGTCGAGCACCGGCTCGAACCGCAGGCCGGTCTCGTAGAGCGGATCGGGCGTCACCAACAGGTCGATCTCGTGGCCGAAGAGCGCGCCGATGCCGCCGAACTGGAACTCCTGTTTCACGTCCACGTCCACGTCCGGCCAAGCGGCGAGGTAGGGCGACACGACCTTGAGCAGCCACTGGTAGCACGGATGGCACTCGATGCCGATGCGTAACGTACCGCGTTCGCCCTGGGCGAATTGCCGCAGGCGCTCTTCTGCGTGGGCGAGCTGCGGGAGCAGGCGATTGGCCACTGCCAGCAGATAGGCACCCGCCTGCGTGGGGCGCAGGCGGCGACCTTCGCGGGTCCAGATCGCGACGCCAAGTTGCGCCTCGAGCTTGCGCACCGCGTGGCTCAGGGCCGATTGAGTCAGGTGCAGCTGCTCGGCCGCGGCGGTCATCGAACCTTGCTGGTCGACGGCGCGGACGATCGCCAGATGGGCGCGCTCCAGTTGGCTCATGCCTTCACCATCTATGAGTTTCATGCATGTTTCGATGAAATCATACCATTTAGCGTCATGGAAAGAGTCGGTGAAAATAACCTCGTTTTCCACCCGACGAAGGCAATCGATATGGCCATCACGCACAATCTTGGTTTTCCCCGCATCGGCGCCAAGCGTGAACTGAAGTTCGCGCTGGAGTCTTACTGGAAGGGTGAATCCACGCTGGAGGGGCTCAAGGCGGTCGGTGCCGAGCTCCGCGCACGCCACTGGCAGGACCAGGAGGGAATCGACCTGGTGCCGGTCGGCGACTTCGCCTTTTACGACCAGATGCTCGACATGAGCTTCACGCTGGGCAACCTGCCCGAGCGCGTGCGCGGGCTCGAAGGCGATGTACTCGACAACTACTTCCGCGTGGCGCGCGGCCGCTCGGCTGCGGTCGCGGATGCGGATGCCCAATGCGGCGGCGTCGCCGCCGGGGAGATGACCAAGTGGTTCGATACCAACTACCACTACATCGTGCCGGAATTCACGGCCGAGACCGAATTCAGGCTCGACGCCTCGCGCCTGCTGGAGCAGCTGGCCGAGGCCAAGGCACAGGGTATACAGACCAAGTCCGTCCTCGTCGGCCCAGTGACCTATCTGGCGCTCGGCAAGACCAAGGACGGCTCTGACCGGCTCGCGCTGCTCGACCGCCTGCTGCCCGTCTACAGAGAGCTGCTGACTACGCTGGCCGCGCAGGGGGCGGAATGGGTGCAGATCGACGAGCCCATCCTCGTCACCGAGCTGGACGAGCCATGGCGCCATGCCTTCGAGGTCGCGTACCACGAGCTCAAGAGCGCGCCGGTCAAGCTGCTGCTGGCGACCTATTTCGGGACGCTCCAGGACCAGTGCTACCTGGCCGCCAACCTGCCGGTGGCCGGCCTGCACATCGACGCGATCAGGGGGCGCGACGACATCGTGCCGCTGCTGAATCTACTTCCCTCGAATAAGATCCTGTCGCTCGGCGTCATCAACGGCCGCAACATCTGGAAGACTGACCTGAACGCGGTGCTCGACTGGCTGGAGCCGATCCAACAGCAGCTCGGCGAGCGCCTGTGGATCGCACCGTCCTGCTCGCTGCTGCACGTGCCGGTAGACCTGACAAGCGAACGCAAGCTCGATGGCGAGGTCCGGTCCTGGCTCGCCTTCGCCAAGCAGAAGCTGGAGGAGCTGCGCGTACTGGCCAGCGCGCTGAATCAGGGTCGCGAGGCAGTCAGATCCGAGCTGGACGCCAACCGCGCCGCCTGCGAGGCACGGCGCCGCTCCCCGCGCGTCAACAACCCCGAGGTCAAGGCCGCGATCGCCCGGATCGACGCCCGGCTCGGTCAGCGCCAGGGCCCCTATGCCGAGCGCGCCGCCAAGCAGGCCGAGCGGCTGGGGCTGCCCAGGTTCCCCACCACCACCATCGGCTCCTTCCCGCAGACCAGCGGGATCCGCCAGGCGCGCCGCCAGCTCAAGGCGGGCGAGATCGATCAGGCGGCCTACACCGAGATCATGCGCACCGAGATCGCGCGCTGTGTGCGCGAGCAGGAGGCGCTGGGGCTGGATGTCTTCGTGCACGGTGAGCCAGAGCGCAACGATATGGTGGAATACTTCGGCGAGCAGCTCGACGGCTATGCCTTCAGCCAGTTCGGCTGGGTGCAGTCCTACGGCTCGCGCTGCGTCAAGCCGCCGATCCTGTTCGGCGACATCAGCCGCCCGAAGGCGATGACCGTCGACTGGATCACCTACGCCCAGTCGCTGACCGACAAGCCGATGAAGGGCATGCTGACCGGCCCGGTCACCATCCTCAATTGGTCTTTCGTGCGCGACGATCAGTCGCGCGCGGTCTCCTGTCGGCAGCTGGCCCTGGCGATCCGCGAGGAGGTGCTGGACCTGGAGCGGGCTGGCGTTCGGGTGATCCAGATCGACGAGGCGGCCCTGCGCGAGGGCTTGCCGCTGCGCCGCTCGCAATGGGGGGAATACCTCGATTGGGCGGTCGAGTGTTTTCGCATCACGGCCAATGGCGTCGCGGACGAGACCCAGATCCACACCCACATGTGCTACTCGGAATTCAACGATATCATCGCCTCGATCGCCGACATGGACGCCGACGTCATCACCATCGAGACCTCGCGCTCCGACATGGAGCTGCTCGATGCCTTCGACGACTTCAACTACCCGAATGAGATCGGCCCTGGCGTCTACGACATCCACTCGCCCAACATCCCGACCGTGGCGCACATGGTAGAACTCATGCGCAAGGCGGCCGAGCGGATTCCGGCGGAGCGTCTCTGGGTGAATCCGGACTGCGGCCTCAAGACCCGTCACTGGAACGAGGTCATTCCCGCGCTGACCAACATGGTCGTGGCGGCGAAGACCTTGCGCGCGACGCTCTCCTGAGCGGCACGGGCCGGACGCGCCATCGCAGGCGCGTCCGGCCGCCGTAACCGGCGCTACGCCGGCACCACCTTTTCTCGCAGCTGGGGCCGTTCCACATGGCGACCGTCTATCTGAGTCTGGGCACCAACTTGGGTGACCGGGCGCGCAATCTCGAGTGCGCCATCGCCTGCCTCACCGAGGTGCTCGATGCGCTGGTCCTCTCGCCGGTCTACGAAACGGATCCCTGGGGATTCAACGATCAGCCCGATTTCTACAACCTCTGCCTGCGCGGTGAAACGATGCTCGAGGCGCGGGCGTTGCTGTACCTGCTCAAGGGCATCGAGCGTGCGATCGGTCGGGGGAAGGGTACAGTCTGGGGGCCGAGGTTGATCGACATCGACTTGCTCTTCTACGACGATCTCGTGATCGACGAACCGACACTGACGGTGCCCCATCCGCACATTCGCGGTCGCCCGTTCGTCCTGATCCCGCTGCTCGAAGTGGCCGAGGACCTGGAGCATCCGGTGCTCGGACATTCGATCCGCGGCCTCGCCGCCGAAGTGGACGCGGCAAGGGTGCGCCGTTTGGATCTGTATCTGTCCGCGGATAAGGCTTAAGCGCCGTAGGGCACCTGCCCTGCGGTTCGGTGATGCGCCCGGCGACACGTGCAGGGTCGAACGCGCGGCGAGAACCCAGCGAGTGCGGCGTCATTTCCGAATCAGTGCTTATCGTGGAGGCCGCAGGTGAAGGTGTCTGCGCACTCGCGGCGGACGCTGCGGCGTGGTTCATGTGCCGAGCGTCATGAGCCAGCTTGGCAGCTGAAAAGGGCTGTCTCCTCGGGGGGCGCAGACGACCGCGGTTTCCGGGGTGGCCGAAGGGACCGGGGTCCTCGCACGGGAGGGTGCGAGCCCGGCGCAGAGGAGGATTCAGCCGAACAGCGCGATGCTGGTCAGGCCGAGGCCGAGACCGATCGCGGTAGCGACGAGGACGTCGCTTGGATAGTGCAGCCCCAGGACGACGCGCGAGGCGGCGACCAACAGCGTGAAGGGCACCAGCATCACGGCCAGCGAGGGGTAGTAATAGAGGGCGACGGTCGTGAAGGCCACGGCCTGGAGGGTATGCCCGGACGGGAAGCTGTAGCGGTCGAGCGGCGGGACGCCTGGTGTGATGCCGGCGGCAAAGTGGCAGGGCCGCTCGCGGCGGGTGGTGCCCTTGAGCGACTTGTAGAGGACCAGGGCCACGAAGCTGGTCGCGAGCATATGCACGCCGGTGATGAGTCCGTCCCAACCGTCGACGACGGGCAGGATCGCGATCAGGCTGTACCAGAAGACGCCGTCACCTAGCCGGCTGACGATGACGAAGGGGCGGTAGACCCAGCGGCGTTCCAGCGACCGGGTCGCCCAGGCCCGGCAGAGCGGGGCCTCGATCTCATTGAGTTGTTGCAACCACAGTCTCATGACGATTCTCCGATCCGCTGCGACGGCGAATAACATTCTGAAGCTGCTTCTCGACACAGCAGATGACCCGGTCCCAGTCGAGGTCGGCCGCCCTGGCGCGCGCCTCGCGCCCGAGCGCCCGAAGCCGTTCGCGGTCGCTGGCAAGGGCCAACGCAGCGGCGATGAAGGCATCCTGATCACCGGTCGCGACGGTGACGCCGTTGCGCCAGGGCTCGAGGTAGGCGTGGGCGGCCGCGTAGTCGAAGGCGACGACGGCCAGACCGCTGGCCATCGCCTCGGGCACCACGTTACCGAAAGTTTCGGTCAGACTGGGGAAAAGAAACAAGTCCCCGCTCGCATAATGGGCGGCCAGTTCGGCGCCGACCTTCGGGCCGACGAAGCGGTACTCTGGGTGGTCGCGGCGCAGCCGCTCCAGGCCTGGCCCGTCCCCGACCAGCACGAAGCGCGCCGCTGGCTCCTGCGCGGCGATCGCCGCAAAGGCCTCGAGCGCGAGGTCCAGGTTCTTCTCCGCTGCCAAGCGTCCGACGTAGAGGGCGACCAAGTCGTCCTCGCCGCAGTCCCAGCTCGCGCGCAGGGCCGGATCCCGCCTGGCGGGATCGAAGAGTCGGGTATCGACGCCGCGCCCGAAGAGATGCAGGTTGCGGAAGCCCTGCCTCGTGAGCTGGTCGAGGAGTTCGGTGGTCGGCACCAGGGTCGCATCGGAGCGGTTGTGGAAGTGTTTTAGGGTCTGGCCGATCTGATGGGTCAACAGGCCGAGGCCATAGTGCTGACTGTACTGCTCGAACTGGGTGTGGAAGCCCGTGACCGCGGGTATCCCGGCTGCGTGGGCCGTGTTGAGGGCGGCGTGTCCCAGCGGCCCCTGGGTGGCGATATAGGCGACGTCCGGGCGCGCCGAGCGCCACTGGCGACGCAGCCGCCAGTACACGGGCAAGCCGAAGCGCAACCCACGGTAACCGGGTAGCGGCACGCCTGGGACCAGGGTCTCGCTTGCGACGGCGCTGTCCGGTTGGGCGCCTTCGGCCGAGCCTTGTCGGGGCCTGACGAGATGCACGCGGTGACCATGACGGGCGAGGCCGGCGACCAGCTGGCGCATCGTATTGGCGACGCCGTTGATCTCGGGCGGATAGGTCTCGGTCACGACGGCGACCGTCAGGGCTGTCGAATCCTTGCTCGTCGTCATTCGGCTAGCACCACGCTGGGGCTGGCAGAGGCCGGCGTTGCCGGGGAATGCGGGCCGATCGCCTGGGCTCGAGAGGCCTGGCTGGCCGGCAGACCGAGGGCGCTGGCGATGGCCGTGCGTGCCCTTTCGGCGAGCTGGCGGCGGTCGGTAAGCGACGGGTCCATGGGTGGTAGGAATTCGACGCGCACGCTCAACGGTCCGTGGCGCAGCAGCCGGGCGAGGTGGGCGAGCAGGTTGTCGTCGCCGACGAAGGGTGCCACCGGGTCAGGTTCTGGGTCGGCGCCATAGCGCAACGCCACCGGCTGGATGACGACGCCCGGCTGTTGGCCGATCGCGAACAGCCGCGGGTGGAAGCGCAACAATGAGGTGCCGTCGCTCGTGGTCCCCTCGGGGAAGATCGCCACGGAGCGCCCGGCACGCACGCGCTCGCCGATAATCTCGGTGAGTCGCGCGGTCTGGTTGGCGCCGCGCGCGATGAAGAGGGTGCCGCCGATCGCGGCCATCCAGCCGACCAGCGGCCAACCACGGATCTCGGCCTTGGAGAGGAAATCGATCCCGCCCTGCGCACCGAGGACCGGGATGTCGAGCCACGAGACATGATTGACGACCAGCAGCGCGCCCGGGTGCAGCGCCCCGACGACCTCGATGTGGAGGCCGAGGTCGCGGCAGACCCGCGCGTGCCACCAGCGGATCGCGCGCGGTGTCCAGCGGGGTCGCCGCCCGAGCTGCTCCCCGATGGCCATGGCGAGCGCGAGGGCTAACCCCGTGATCAGGGTCGCGATCAGGCGGAACAATCTCCAGATTCGGGTGGCGCGCGGCATCGGTTCTTACAGGTCGCTGGCCCTTGCGAGGAAATGTCTCGAATAAGTGGGGTTGAGCTCGTCGATATTCAGTAGCATGAGGACGTCGGCGACGGCGAAGTCCGGGTCGCGGCACGGCTCGCCGCAGGCCTTGGCCCCGAGCCGCGTATAGGCGCGCAGCAGGGCCGGCAGTGGGGCGTCGAGCACATCGTCGGTGGCCGCGGTCGTCAACAGCGGCACACGTGGGGCGACGCGAATCGCCTCGGGCGCCATCGACTGGCGGCGCAGCCGGTTCATGATGGCCGCGGCCTGGAAGTCACCGTCGCCGAGCGGTACGCTGGCGCAGCCGAAGAGATAATCGAAACCGTGCAGATTGATGTAGCCGGCGAGCCCCGACCAGAGCACGGCAATCGCCGCGCCGGCTCGGTATTCGGGCGAGATGCAGGTGCGCCCGACCTCGAGTAGGCGCCCCGGCAGCTGCGGGATGGCCCCCAGGTCGAACTCGCTCTCCGAGTAGAAGCGTCCGAGCCGGCGGGCGTTTTCGGCGGTCAGGATGCGCGTGCAACCGACGACGCCGCCGGTCTTGGTCTCGCGTACCAGCAGGTGTTGGCAATAGGGATCGAATTCGTCGACGTCCAGGCCCTGGTCGCTGCCCTTGAGCTTGGCGCCCAGTTCTTCGCCGAAGACCCGATAGCGCAGGGCTTGGGCTTCGCGTACCTCCCGTTCCGTGGCCGCAAGCTCGACGAAGAGTCGTTCACCGCGCTTGACGGACGAGGCCGTCGCAGAGCCGGCCATAAGGCCTCCTCGGTGGATTGGCAAGTAAAGTGTCTAGACTATCGACGTTCTGTTGCGGGCCGGTGTTGAAACGATGACCGCGCGGTGACGCCGCAGAGGTCTCCAGGAAAGCGTAGCACCTCGTTCCATCTCGTTGCGCAGGTTCGGCTAGACGAGAGGCGATCGGACGCCCGGCGCACCTCGAGCGCCGCCCAACTGCCGCTTTTAGGTTCTAGCGCGCCCGAAGACGTACGCGACCGCTTCGCGCCTCGCCACCTCTC
This portion of the Thioflavicoccus mobilis 8321 genome encodes:
- a CDS encoding glycosyltransferase family 4 protein; the protein is MTTSKDSTALTVAVVTETYPPEINGVANTMRQLVAGLARHGHRVHLVRPRQGSAEGAQPDSAVASETLVPGVPLPGYRGLRFGLPVYWRLRRQWRSARPDVAYIATQGPLGHAALNTAHAAGIPAVTGFHTQFEQYSQHYGLGLLTHQIGQTLKHFHNRSDATLVPTTELLDQLTRQGFRNLHLFGRGVDTRLFDPARRDPALRASWDCGEDDLVALYVGRLAAEKNLDLALEAFAAIAAQEPAARFVLVGDGPGLERLRRDHPEYRFVGPKVGAELAAHYASGDLFLFPSLTETFGNVVPEAMASGLAVVAFDYAAAHAYLEPWRNGVTVATGDQDAFIAAALALASDRERLRALGREARARAADLDWDRVICCVEKQLQNVIRRRSGSENRHETVVATTQ
- a CDS encoding GNAT family N-acetyltransferase — its product is MAGSATASSVKRGERLFVELAATEREVREAQALRYRVFGEELGAKLKGSDQGLDVDEFDPYCQHLLVRETKTGGVVGCTRILTAENARRLGRFYSESEFDLGAIPQLPGRLLEVGRTCISPEYRAGAAIAVLWSGLAGYINLHGFDYLFGCASVPLGDGDFQAAAIMNRLRRQSMAPEAIRVAPRVPLLTTAATDDVLDAPLPALLRAYTRLGAKACGEPCRDPDFAVADVLMLLNIDELNPTYSRHFLARASDL
- the folK gene encoding 2-amino-4-hydroxy-6-hydroxymethyldihydropteridine diphosphokinase; its protein translation is MATVYLSLGTNLGDRARNLECAIACLTEVLDALVLSPVYETDPWGFNDQPDFYNLCLRGETMLEARALLYLLKGIERAIGRGKGTVWGPRLIDIDLLFYDDLVIDEPTLTVPHPHIRGRPFVLIPLLEVAEDLEHPVLGHSIRGLAAEVDAARVRRLDLYLSADKA
- a CDS encoding phosphatase PAP2 family protein, giving the protein MRLWLQQLNEIEAPLCRAWATRSLERRWVYRPFVIVSRLGDGVFWYSLIAILPVVDGWDGLITGVHMLATSFVALVLYKSLKGTTRRERPCHFAAGITPGVPPLDRYSFPSGHTLQAVAFTTVALYYYPSLAVMLVPFTLLVAASRVVLGLHYPSDVLVATAIGLGLGLTSIALFG
- a CDS encoding lysophospholipid acyltransferase family protein; the protein is MFRLIATLITGLALALAMAIGEQLGRRPRWTPRAIRWWHARVCRDLGLHIEVVGALHPGALLVVNHVSWLDIPVLGAQGGIDFLSKAEIRGWPLVGWMAAIGGTLFIARGANQTARLTEIIGERVRAGRSVAIFPEGTTSDGTSLLRFHPRLFAIGQQPGVVIQPVALRYGADPEPDPVAPFVGDDNLLAHLARLLRHGPLSVRVEFLPPMDPSLTDRRQLAERARTAIASALGLPASQASRAQAIGPHSPATPASASPSVVLAE